From the Salvia miltiorrhiza cultivar Shanhuang (shh) unplaced genomic scaffold, IMPLAD_Smil_shh original_scaffold_293, whole genome shotgun sequence genome, one window contains:
- the LOC131003930 gene encoding pathogenesis-related protein PR-1-like encodes MLLLQMLNPFPLHYAIILILISSFLTPTAAVAGNSEVKQFLGVQNAARSALRLPPLVWDARIERYAAGYAAQRRADCELLHSNGPYGENIFWGSGNRWTAGQAAAAWVSERRGYNYWSNSCVYGQDCGHYTQIVWRGTRRVGCARVVCYGGRGVFMICNYDPPGNYVGERPY; translated from the coding sequence ATGCTACTCCTCCAAATGCTCAACCCCTTCCCCTTGCACTATGCAATCATCCTAATTCTCATCTCCAGCTTCCTCACTCCAACCGCCGCGGTGGCCGGGAACAGCGAAGTGAAGCAGTTCCTGGGCGTGCAGAACGCAGCGCGGTCGGCGCTGCGGCTGCCACCGCTGGTGTGGGACGCCAGGATCGAACGGTACGCGGCTGGGTACGCGGCCCAGCGGCGAGCGGACTGTGAGCTGCTTCACTCGAACGGACCGTACGGGGAGAACATCTTCTGGGGAAGCGGCAACCGATGGACGGCGGgccaggcggcggcggcctgggTGTCGGAGCGGCGGGGTTATAACTACTGGTCCAACTCCTGCGTCTACGGCCAGGACTGCGGGCATTACACCCAGATTGTGTGGCGCGGCACGCGGCGGGTCGGCTGCGCCAGGGTCGTGTGCTACGGCGGCCGCGGCGTTTTCATGATCTGCAACTATGATCCGCCGGGGAATTACGTCGGAGAGAGGCCCTACTGA